A single window of Tolypothrix sp. NIES-4075 DNA harbors:
- a CDS encoding valine--pyruvate transaminase encodes MKPALSKIGEQMSHLTGVRAIMKDINETLRAGAGQQFINLSAGNPLILPEVEQLWRDCTQELLASSEYGEVVCRYGSSQGYAPLVEAIVNDFNKRYGLNLSDRNILLTPGSQSLYFYAANVFGGYTSSGDLKKIILPLSPDYTGYGGVTLCAEALIAYKPTLDIDAGAHKFKYRPDFSQLEITENTGCVIFSRPCNPTGNVLTDDEVKKIAALAAPFNAPVLIDSAYAPPYPALNFTEMTPVFGENILHCMSLSKVGLPGERIGIAIGDEEWIHVLECFQTNMCIHPSRYGQAIAARAINSGKLGEISEQVIRSFYQNKFTVLEDTLFAAMPKDLPWFLHRGEGAIFAWLWLDELPITDWEFYQELKQVGVIIVPGSSFFPGLREDWLHKHQCLRISLTGSDEEIAVGMQRLAKVTQQVYQRAAVSA; translated from the coding sequence ATGAAACCTGCCCTTAGTAAAATTGGCGAGCAAATGTCCCACCTGACTGGTGTCAGAGCGATTATGAAGGACATTAACGAAACGTTACGAGCCGGTGCGGGGCAGCAATTTATTAATTTGAGTGCTGGGAACCCCTTGATTTTACCAGAGGTTGAACAGCTGTGGCGCGATTGTACACAAGAATTGCTGGCTAGTTCCGAATATGGTGAAGTAGTTTGTCGCTACGGTTCGAGTCAGGGTTATGCACCGTTAGTAGAAGCGATCGTCAACGACTTTAACAAACGCTATGGTTTAAATTTAAGCGATCGCAATATTCTTTTAACTCCCGGCAGTCAAAGTCTTTATTTCTACGCTGCCAATGTCTTCGGCGGTTACACTAGCAGTGGCGATTTAAAAAAAATCATCTTGCCCCTCAGCCCTGATTATACAGGTTATGGTGGCGTTACTTTATGTGCTGAAGCTTTAATCGCCTACAAACCAACTTTAGATATCGATGCAGGGGCACATAAATTCAAATATCGCCCTGATTTCAGCCAACTGGAAATTACAGAAAACACCGGTTGCGTCATCTTCTCTCGTCCCTGTAACCCCACCGGTAATGTTCTCACCGATGATGAAGTCAAAAAAATCGCTGCTTTGGCTGCACCTTTTAATGCACCAGTATTGATTGACTCAGCTTATGCACCTCCTTACCCGGCGTTGAATTTTACCGAAATGACACCAGTGTTTGGAGAAAATATCTTACACTGCATGAGTTTATCGAAAGTTGGATTACCCGGAGAGCGCATTGGCATTGCAATTGGGGATGAAGAGTGGATTCATGTGCTGGAGTGCTTCCAGACAAATATGTGTATTCATCCTTCTCGGTATGGACAAGCGATCGCTGCTCGCGCCATCAATTCTGGTAAACTTGGAGAAATTTCTGAACAAGTAATTCGCTCATTTTATCAAAATAAATTCACTGTTTTAGAAGATACTTTATTTGCCGCCATGCCCAAGGATTTACCTTGGTTCCTGCATCGCGGTGAGGGTGCAATTTTTGCTTGGTTGTGGTTAGATGAGTTACCAATTACTGATTGGGAATTTTACCAGGAACTCAAGCAAGTGGGTGTAATTATTGTTCCTGGTAGTAGCTTTTTCCCCGGTTTGCGAGAAGATTGGTTACACAAGCACCAATGTTTGCGAATTAGTCTCACCGGTAGCGATGAAGAAATTGCTGTGGGAATGCAGCGTTTAGCAAAAGTAACGCAACAAGTTTATCAGCGTGCAGCTGTTAGTGCTTAA
- a CDS encoding S-(hydroxymethyl)glutathione dehydrogenase/class III alcohol dehydrogenase, whose translation MEVKAAIAYGAGKPLTIETVQLESPRRGEVLIQIKASGVCHTDAYTLSGKDPEGLFPAILGHEGAGVVVEVGEGVNSLKPGDHVIPLYTPECRQCEYCLSLKTNLCQAIRTTQGRGVMPDGTSRFSIDGQMIHHYMGTSTFANYTVLPEIAVAKIREDAPFDKVCYIGCGVTTGIGAVINTAKVEPGANVVVFGLGGIGLNVIQAARMVGANMIVGVDINPNKRALAEKFGMTHFVNPKEVEGDLVPYLVDLTKGGADYSFECIGNVNIMRQALECCHKGWGVSVIIGVAGAGEEIKTRPFQLVTGRVWKGSAFGGARGRTDVPKIVDWYMDGKINIDDLITHIMPIEKINDAFDLMHKGESIRSVVTF comes from the coding sequence GTGGAAGTTAAAGCAGCGATCGCTTACGGTGCAGGAAAGCCATTAACTATTGAAACAGTGCAACTTGAATCCCCACGGAGGGGAGAAGTTTTAATTCAAATTAAAGCTAGCGGGGTTTGTCATACCGATGCATACACCCTTTCGGGAAAAGACCCTGAAGGCTTATTTCCAGCGATTTTAGGACATGAAGGTGCTGGTGTTGTCGTGGAAGTTGGGGAAGGTGTCAACAGCTTAAAACCGGGCGATCATGTGATTCCTTTATACACTCCCGAATGCCGTCAATGTGAATATTGCCTAAGCTTAAAAACGAACCTTTGTCAAGCAATTCGCACTACTCAAGGACGCGGTGTGATGCCTGATGGTACTAGTCGCTTTTCTATCGACGGGCAGATGATTCATCATTATATGGGTACATCCACATTTGCAAATTATACAGTATTGCCGGAAATTGCTGTAGCGAAAATTCGTGAAGATGCGCCTTTTGATAAGGTTTGTTACATCGGCTGCGGCGTAACTACGGGTATCGGTGCAGTTATCAATACAGCGAAAGTTGAACCGGGTGCGAATGTCGTAGTTTTCGGGTTGGGTGGTATTGGTTTGAATGTCATCCAAGCAGCGCGGATGGTAGGAGCTAATATGATTGTTGGGGTGGATATTAATCCGAATAAACGCGCTCTAGCGGAAAAATTTGGGATGACGCATTTTGTTAATCCGAAGGAAGTTGAAGGAGATTTGGTGCCTTATTTGGTGGATTTAACTAAAGGTGGTGCTGATTATTCTTTTGAATGTATTGGTAATGTGAATATTATGCGGCAAGCTTTAGAATGCTGTCATAAAGGTTGGGGTGTGAGTGTGATTATTGGTGTTGCTGGTGCGGGTGAAGAAATTAAAACTCGTCCTTTTCAATTAGTAACTGGACGTGTTTGGAAAGGTTCAGCTTTTGGTGGTGCGAGGGGACGTACAGATGTGCCGAAAATTGTTGATTGGTATATGGATGGAAAGATTAATATTGATGATTTGATTACTCATATTATGCCGATTGAGAAGATTAATGATGCTTTTGATTTGATGCATAAGGGTGAGTCGATTCGGAGTGTGGTGACGTTTTAA
- a CDS encoding type II toxin-antitoxin system ParD family antitoxin, with protein MQKNTSVTLGEHFEAFIANQIESGRFNSASEAIRAGLRLLEEREIKLAALQRALTEGENSGFADYSLSGLLAELDRE; from the coding sequence ATGCAAAAAAATACAAGTGTTACCTTGGGTGAGCATTTTGAAGCGTTTATCGCCAATCAGATTGAAAGCGGTCGTTTCAATAGTGCCAGTGAAGCGATTCGAGCGGGACTGCGCCTTTTAGAAGAGCGAGAAATAAAGCTTGCCGCTTTGCAACGGGCATTAACAGAAGGGGAGAACAGCGGATTTGCTGACTATTCTCTATCAGGACTGCTGGCAGAACTTGACCGTGAATAA